In Oreochromis niloticus isolate F11D_XX linkage group LG18, O_niloticus_UMD_NMBU, whole genome shotgun sequence, one genomic interval encodes:
- the LOC100703124 gene encoding transcription factor HES-1-B, with the protein MPAGTLERASPSAVAATPASGDSTPEKPRAVTESRKSSKPIMEKRRRARINESLGQLKTLILDALKKDSSRHSKLEKADILEMTVKHLRNLQRLQMTAAANTDPFVLGKYRAGFSECVGEVTRFLSTCEGVNTEVRTRLLSHLAACVTQINAMNFYGPHLGAVGLGQTSTQIPVSSVPQMPCKSSSLMHAPPESMKLYGGFQVVPTPDGQFAFLVPSAALGPLTAQNGHHVSPVAPAVTSDSVWRPW; encoded by the exons ATGCCAGCCGGTACTTTAGAGAGAGCATCTCCGTCCGCTGTGGCTGCCACCCCTGCAAGTGGCGACTCCACGCCCGAGAAACCCCGGGCTGTGACTGAGAGCAGAAAG TCCTCCAAACCAATCATGGAAAAGCGAAGACGCGCGCGCATCAATGAGAGCCTGGGTCAGCTGAAGACCCTCATCCTGGACGCACTCAAGAAAGAC agCTCCAGACACTCTAAACTGGAGAAGGCTGACATCCTTGAGATGACTGTGAAGCACCTCAGGAACCTGCAGCGACTTCAGATGACTG ctgctgcAAACACAGACCCCTTCGTTCTGGGTAAATACAGAGCCGGATTCAGTGAGTGTGTAGGAGAAGTCACCCGTTTCCTGTCCACGTGCGAAGGGGTGAACACAGAGGTGAGGACTCGCCTCCTCAGCCACCTGGCAGCCTGCGTGACCCAAATCAATGCTATGAACTTCTATGGACCTCACCTCGGTGCGGTTGGACTCGGACAGACCAGCACACAGATTCCAGTCTCTTCAGTTCCACAGATGCCCTGCAAAAGCAGTTCGCTCATGCACGCTCCCCCAGAATCGATGAAACTCTATGGAGGCTTCCAAGTGGTTCCCACGCCCGATGGACAGTTTGCGTTTCTCGTGCCCAGTGCAGCCCTCGGACCTCTGACCGCACAGAACGGTCACCACGTGTCACCTGTTGCACCGGCTGTCACCTCAGACTCCGTGTGGAGGCCGTGGTAG